In Streptomyces canus, one DNA window encodes the following:
- the hemW gene encoding radical SAM family heme chaperone HemW produces the protein MPSALPDGEPVPDDGSLPASALTGSADRPLGFYLHVPYCATRCGYCDFNTYTATELRGSGGVLASRDNYAETLIDEIRLARKVLGDDPRPVRTVFVGGGTPTLLAAGDLVRMLGAIRDEFGLAADAEVTTEANPESVDPAYLAELRAGGFNRVSFGMQSARQHVLKVLDRTHTPGRPEACVSEARAAGFSHVNLDLIYGTPGESDDDWRASLEAAIGAGPDHVSAYALIVEEGTQLARRIRRGEVPMTDDDVHADRYLIADSVLAEAGFDWYEVSNWATSEAGRCLHNELYWRGADWWGAGPGAHSHVGGVRWWNVKHPGAYAAALASGKSPGAGRELLSDEDRRVERILLELRLREGAPLSLLREEGLTASRRALGEGLLEAAPYEEGRAVLTLRGRLLADAVVRDLVD, from the coding sequence ATGCCTTCCGCACTCCCCGACGGCGAACCCGTCCCCGACGACGGCTCACTCCCCGCGTCCGCGCTCACCGGGTCCGCCGACCGCCCGCTCGGTTTCTATCTGCACGTCCCGTACTGCGCGACCCGCTGCGGCTACTGCGACTTCAACACCTACACCGCGACCGAGCTGCGGGGTTCGGGCGGGGTGCTGGCCTCCCGCGACAACTACGCGGAGACGCTGATCGACGAGATCCGCCTGGCGCGCAAGGTCCTCGGCGACGACCCGCGCCCGGTCCGCACGGTGTTCGTCGGCGGCGGTACGCCCACGCTGCTGGCCGCCGGGGATCTCGTACGGATGCTGGGGGCGATCCGTGACGAGTTCGGGCTGGCCGCGGACGCGGAGGTGACGACCGAGGCGAACCCGGAGTCGGTGGACCCGGCGTACCTGGCCGAGCTGCGGGCGGGCGGCTTCAACCGGGTGTCCTTCGGGATGCAGAGCGCGCGGCAGCATGTGCTGAAGGTGCTGGACCGTACGCACACCCCGGGGCGGCCCGAGGCGTGTGTGTCCGAGGCGCGGGCGGCGGGGTTCTCGCATGTCAACCTGGATTTGATCTACGGCACGCCCGGGGAGTCGGACGACGACTGGCGGGCCTCCCTGGAGGCGGCGATCGGGGCCGGACCGGATCATGTGTCGGCGTACGCGCTGATCGTCGAGGAGGGCACCCAGCTGGCTCGGCGTATCCGTCGGGGCGAGGTGCCGATGACGGACGACGACGTGCACGCGGACCGGTATCTGATCGCGGACTCGGTGCTGGCGGAGGCCGGGTTCGACTGGTACGAGGTGTCGAACTGGGCCACGTCCGAGGCGGGCCGGTGCCTGCACAACGAGCTGTACTGGCGGGGCGCGGACTGGTGGGGCGCCGGGCCCGGAGCGCACTCGCACGTGGGCGGGGTGCGCTGGTGGAACGTGAAGCATCCTGGCGCGTACGCGGCGGCGCTGGCCTCCGGGAAGTCTCCGGGGGCGGGGCGTGAGCTGCTGTCGGACGAGGACCGGCGGGTCGAGCGGATTCTGCTGGAGCTGCGGCTGCGGGAGGGTGCGCCCCTGTCGCTGCTGCGCGAGGAGGGTCTGACCGCCTCTCGGCGGGCGCTGGGGGAGGGGCTGCTCGAGGCGGCGCCCTACGAGGAGGGCCGGGCCGTGCTGACGCTGCGGGGGCGGTTGCTGGCGGACGCAGTGGTGCGGGATCTGGTGGATTAG
- a CDS encoding DUF3097 domain-containing protein produces MRQYSADLTPPWKKPKPVPEVPAEPGLVVEEPGTGFCGAVIRCEAGTVTLEDRFGKHRVFPLEPRGFLLEGRVVTLVKPSGASGASGASGASGASVRPSRTASGSVAVPGARARVARAGRIYVEGRHDAELVEKVWGDDLRIEGVVVEYLEGVDDLPSIVAEFAPGPDARLGVLVDHLLPGTKEWRIAQEVTSEHALVVGHPYIDIWEAVKPSSLGIEAWPRVPRGQDWKTGVCRALGWPSENTGAVWQAILKRVGSYKDLEPELLGRVEELIDFVTAP; encoded by the coding sequence ATGCGCCAGTACTCCGCCGACCTGACCCCTCCGTGGAAGAAGCCCAAGCCGGTGCCGGAGGTCCCCGCCGAGCCCGGTCTGGTGGTCGAGGAGCCGGGGACGGGCTTCTGCGGTGCGGTGATCCGCTGCGAGGCGGGGACGGTGACGCTGGAGGACCGCTTCGGCAAGCACCGGGTGTTCCCGCTGGAGCCGCGCGGCTTCCTCCTGGAGGGCCGGGTGGTGACGTTGGTGAAGCCGTCAGGCGCTTCGGGCGCTTCGGGCGCTTCGGGCGCTTCGGGCGCTTCGGTACGACCTTCCCGTACCGCGTCCGGATCGGTGGCCGTCCCCGGCGCCCGCGCGCGCGTGGCCCGCGCGGGCCGTATCTACGTCGAGGGCCGCCACGACGCGGAACTGGTGGAGAAGGTCTGGGGCGACGACCTGCGCATCGAGGGCGTGGTCGTGGAGTACCTGGAGGGCGTGGACGACCTCCCGTCGATCGTGGCCGAATTCGCGCCGGGCCCGGACGCCCGCCTCGGCGTCCTGGTCGACCACCTGCTCCCCGGCACGAAGGAGTGGCGCATCGCACAGGAGGTGACGAGCGAACACGCCCTCGTCGTCGGCCATCCGTACATCGACATCTGGGAGGCGGTGAAGCCGTCGTCCCTGGGCATCGAGGCGTGGCCCCGGGTACCGCGCGGCCAGGACTGGAAGACGGGCGTGTGCCGGGCGCTGGGCTGGCCGTCGGAGAACACGGGCGCGGTGTGGCAGGCGATCCTGAAGCGGGTGGGCTCCTACAAGGACCTGGAGCCGGAGCTGCTGGGCCGGGTGGAGGAACTGATCGACTTCGTCACGGCGCCGTAG
- a CDS encoding MBL fold metallo-hydrolase, which yields MTVTWEELGWERVATGVGRCRLPGWDCTAGLVIGEGTALLIDSGSGLAEGARLRAQAEELAGHRVTHLALTHPHFDHVFGASAFAGAEVFGAVGAETVLRGRLGRAELRADAVRNGLDAAVADEAVDALVCPRHHVSGEWTLDLGGGRQALLANVGPGHTAHDLAVLVPGSPEVVFCGDLVEESGEPQAGPDAVPPHWPAALDRLLALGGEDALYVPGHGAVVDAAFVRAQRDALAARFGVSS from the coding sequence ATGACGGTGACTTGGGAAGAGCTCGGGTGGGAGCGGGTCGCGACCGGGGTGGGGCGGTGCCGGCTGCCCGGCTGGGACTGCACGGCGGGCCTGGTGATCGGCGAGGGCACGGCCCTGCTGATCGATTCCGGCTCCGGCCTCGCGGAGGGCGCCCGCCTGCGCGCACAGGCCGAGGAACTCGCCGGCCATCGTGTGACCCATCTCGCTCTCACCCACCCCCACTTCGACCATGTCTTCGGGGCGTCGGCGTTCGCGGGGGCGGAGGTGTTCGGCGCGGTGGGTGCGGAGACGGTGCTGAGGGGACGGCTGGGCCGCGCGGAGCTGCGGGCGGACGCGGTGCGCAACGGACTGGACGCGGCGGTGGCCGACGAGGCGGTGGACGCCCTCGTCTGTCCCCGGCATCACGTCTCCGGCGAGTGGACGCTCGACCTCGGCGGCGGCCGCCAGGCGCTGCTGGCGAACGTCGGCCCCGGCCACACGGCCCACGACCTCGCCGTCCTCGTCCCCGGTTCCCCGGAGGTCGTCTTCTGCGGCGACCTGGTCGAGGAGTCGGGCGAACCGCAGGCGGGCCCGGACGCCGTACCGCCGCACTGGCCCGCCGCGCTGGACCGGCTGCTGGCCCTGGGCGGCGAGGACGCGCTGTACGTGCCCGGTCACGGAGCGGTGGTGGACGCGGCGTTCGTCCGGGCACAACGGGACGCGCTGGCGGCCCGCTTCGGCGTGTCGTCATGA
- the hrcA gene encoding heat-inducible transcriptional repressor HrcA, which translates to MLSERRLQVLRAIVQDYVGTEEPVGSKALTERHNLGVSPATVRNDMAALEDEGFIAQPHTSAGRIPTDKGYRLFVDKLAGVKPMTAPERRAIQNFLDGAVDLDDVVARTVRLLAQLTRQVAVVQYPSLTRSTVRHVELLSLAPARVMLVLITDTGRVEQRMVDCPAPFGEASLADLRARLNSRVAGRRFADVPRLVEDLPEGFDVEDRGTVTTVLSTLLETLVEENEERLMIGGTANLTRFGHDFPLTIRPVLEALEEQVVLLKLLGEAGDSGMTVRIGHENAYEGLNSTSVVSVGYGSGNEAVAKLGVVGPTRMDYPGTMGAVRAVARYVGQILAES; encoded by the coding sequence ATGCTGAGTGAACGCAGGCTCCAGGTGCTGCGCGCCATCGTCCAGGACTACGTCGGCACCGAGGAGCCGGTCGGGTCGAAGGCCCTGACCGAGCGGCACAACCTCGGCGTCTCCCCGGCGACCGTCCGCAACGACATGGCGGCCCTGGAGGACGAGGGGTTCATCGCCCAGCCGCACACCAGTGCCGGGCGCATCCCGACCGACAAGGGCTATCGGCTGTTCGTCGACAAGCTCGCGGGCGTCAAGCCGATGACCGCGCCCGAGCGGCGCGCCATCCAGAACTTCCTCGACGGCGCGGTGGACCTCGACGACGTCGTGGCCCGGACCGTGCGGCTGCTCGCGCAGCTGACCCGGCAGGTCGCCGTCGTGCAGTACCCGTCCCTCACCCGCTCGACCGTGCGGCATGTGGAACTGCTCTCGCTCGCCCCCGCGCGCGTGATGCTCGTGCTGATCACGGACACCGGCCGGGTCGAGCAGCGCATGGTCGACTGCCCGGCACCCTTCGGGGAGGCCTCGCTCGCCGATCTGCGGGCCCGGCTCAACAGCCGGGTCGCGGGGCGCCGGTTCGCCGACGTGCCGCGACTGGTCGAGGACCTGCCCGAAGGCTTCGACGTCGAGGACAGGGGTACGGTCACGACAGTGCTCTCCACTCTCCTGGAGACACTCGTCGAGGAGAACGAGGAGCGGCTGATGATCGGCGGCACCGCCAATCTCACCCGCTTCGGACATGACTTTCCCCTCACCATCCGGCCCGTCCTGGAGGCCCTGGAGGAGCAGGTCGTCCTCCTCAAACTCCTTGGCGAGGCGGGGGATTCGGGCATGACCGTACGCATCGGTCACGAGAACGCCTACGAGGGACTCAACTCCACTTCGGTGGTGTCGGTCGGCTACGGTTCGGGCAACGAGGCAGTCGCCAAGCTCGGCGTGGTCGGACCGACCCGCATGGATTACCCGGGAACGATGGGAGCGGTACGCGCAGTGGCACGGTACGTCGGACAGATCCTGGCGGAGTCGTAA
- the dnaJ gene encoding molecular chaperone DnaJ: MATDYYAVLGVRRDASQDEIKKAFRRLARELHPDVNPDPKTQERFKEINAAYEVLSDPQKKQVYDLGGDPLSQAGGGGAGGFGAGGFGNFSDIMDAFFGTASQRGPRSRTRRGQDAMIRLEIELDEAAFGTTKDIQVDTAIVCTTCSGEGAAPGTSAQTCDMCRGRGEVSQVTRSFLGQVMTSRPCPQCQGFGTVVPTPCPECAGDGRVRSRRTLTVKIPAGVDNGTRIQLAGEGEVGPGGGPAGDLYVEIHELPHSQFQRRGDDLHCTVTLPMTAASLGTKVPLETLDGMEEVDIRPGTQSGQSIPLHSRGVTHLRGGGRGDLIVHVEVQTPTKLDPEQERLLRELAKLRGEERPTGQFQPGQQGLFSRLKDAFNGRT; encoded by the coding sequence GTGGCCACGGACTACTACGCCGTTCTCGGCGTGCGCCGCGACGCGTCGCAGGATGAGATCAAGAAGGCGTTCCGTCGGCTCGCGCGCGAGCTGCACCCGGACGTCAACCCGGATCCGAAGACCCAGGAGCGGTTCAAGGAGATCAACGCCGCCTACGAGGTGTTGTCGGACCCGCAGAAGAAGCAGGTCTACGACCTCGGCGGCGACCCGCTCTCGCAGGCCGGCGGCGGTGGCGCGGGCGGCTTCGGGGCCGGTGGGTTCGGGAACTTCTCGGACATCATGGACGCGTTCTTCGGTACGGCGTCGCAGCGGGGTCCGCGCTCGCGCACCCGGCGCGGCCAGGACGCCATGATCCGTCTCGAGATCGAACTCGACGAGGCGGCCTTCGGCACCACGAAGGACATCCAGGTCGACACGGCGATCGTGTGCACCACCTGCAGTGGTGAGGGCGCGGCGCCGGGGACCTCGGCCCAGACGTGTGACATGTGCCGCGGCCGCGGTGAGGTGTCGCAGGTGACGCGGTCCTTCCTGGGCCAGGTCATGACGTCCCGGCCGTGCCCGCAGTGCCAGGGCTTCGGCACCGTGGTCCCGACCCCGTGCCCGGAGTGCGCCGGCGACGGCCGGGTCCGCTCGCGCCGCACGCTGACCGTGAAGATCCCGGCCGGTGTGGACAACGGCACGCGGATCCAGCTTGCGGGTGAGGGCGAGGTCGGTCCCGGTGGCGGTCCCGCCGGTGACCTCTACGTCGAGATCCACGAACTCCCGCACTCGCAGTTCCAGCGGCGTGGCGACGACCTGCACTGCACGGTCACGCTCCCGATGACGGCGGCGTCGCTCGGCACGAAGGTGCCGCTGGAGACGCTGGACGGCATGGAGGAGGTCGACATCCGGCCCGGTACCCAGTCCGGCCAGTCGATCCCGTTGCACAGCCGGGGCGTCACCCACCTGCGCGGCGGCGGCCGGGGCGACCTCATCGTCCACGTCGAGGTCCAGACCCCGACCAAGCTGGACCCCGAGCAGGAGCGCCTGCTGCGCGAGCTGGCGAAGCTGCGCGGCGAGGAACGGCCCACGGGGCAGTTCCAGCCGGGGCAGCAGGGGCTGTTCTCGCGGTTGAAGGACGCGTTCAACGGCCGTACGTGA
- a CDS encoding nitronate monooxygenase, whose amino-acid sequence MSSALTDLFRHPIVQAPMAGGVSVPRLAAAVSEAGGLGFLAAGYKTADGLYQEIKQLRGLTGLPFGVNLFMPQPEYADPAAVEVYAHQLAGEATWYETELGDPDSGRDDGYDAKLAVLLDNPVPAASFHFGIPSSEVLESLRRAGTFTLVTATTPEEALAVQYAGADAVIAQGVEAGGHQGTHRDLPEQDGSGLGLLSLVAQIRETVTIPIVAAGGIMRGSQIAAVLAAGASAAQLGTAFLATHESGAHDVHKQALTNPLYVRTELTRAFSGRPARGLVNRFLREHGPYAPAAYPEVHHLTAPLRKAAAKAKDAQGMALWAGQGHRMARELPAGQLVEILAAELDAARTALSGTGDLR is encoded by the coding sequence ATGTCCTCCGCGCTGACCGATCTCTTCCGTCACCCGATCGTGCAGGCCCCCATGGCGGGCGGCGTCTCCGTGCCGCGGCTCGCCGCCGCCGTGTCCGAGGCGGGCGGGCTCGGGTTCCTCGCCGCCGGGTACAAGACGGCCGACGGGTTGTACCAGGAGATCAAGCAGCTGCGCGGACTGACCGGGCTGCCCTTCGGGGTCAACCTGTTCATGCCACAACCCGAGTACGCCGACCCCGCGGCCGTCGAGGTCTACGCCCATCAGCTCGCCGGCGAGGCCACCTGGTACGAGACCGAGCTCGGCGACCCCGACAGCGGCCGTGACGACGGGTACGACGCCAAGCTCGCCGTACTCCTCGACAACCCCGTGCCGGCGGCCTCCTTCCACTTCGGCATCCCGAGCAGTGAGGTCCTGGAGTCGCTGCGCCGGGCCGGCACCTTCACCCTCGTCACCGCGACCACCCCCGAAGAGGCCCTCGCCGTGCAGTACGCGGGCGCCGACGCGGTCATCGCGCAGGGCGTGGAGGCAGGCGGTCACCAGGGCACCCACCGGGACCTCCCCGAGCAGGACGGCTCCGGCCTCGGTCTCCTCTCCCTCGTCGCCCAGATCCGGGAGACGGTGACCATCCCGATCGTCGCCGCCGGCGGCATCATGCGCGGCAGCCAGATCGCCGCCGTCCTCGCCGCGGGCGCGAGCGCGGCCCAGCTCGGCACGGCGTTCCTCGCCACGCACGAGTCCGGCGCCCACGACGTGCACAAGCAGGCGTTGACCAACCCCCTCTACGTCCGCACCGAGCTGACCCGCGCCTTCTCCGGCAGACCGGCTCGTGGCCTGGTCAACCGATTCCTGCGCGAGCACGGACCGTACGCGCCCGCCGCCTACCCCGAGGTCCACCACCTCACCGCCCCGCTCAGGAAGGCCGCCGCCAAGGCCAAGGACGCCCAGGGCATGGCGCTGTGGGCGGGCCAGGGGCACCGGATGGCGCGCGAGCTGCCCGCGGGGCAGCTGGTGGAGATACTCGCCGCCGAACTCGACGCGGCCAGGACAGCGTTGTCAGGCACGGGGGACCTGCGATGA
- a CDS encoding 16S rRNA (uracil(1498)-N(3))-methyltransferase, which translates to MTAPVFVVENFDAGGGGRYVLDGPEGRHAVSVKRLQPGEDVILTDGAGRWADCVVLGTEGKDRLIVQLDSVAEEPRAQPRITVVQALPKGDRGELAVETLTEVGVDAVVPWQAARCITQWKGDRGLKALAKWRATAREAGKQSRRVRFPEVADAATTKQVAALLAKADFAAVLHSDFDRGSEPLATAELPDEGEIVLVVGPEGGVAKDELALFEEAGARAYVLGPTVLRTSTAGTAATALLLGRTGRWS; encoded by the coding sequence ATGACCGCACCGGTGTTCGTGGTCGAGAACTTCGACGCGGGCGGCGGCGGACGCTACGTCCTCGACGGCCCCGAAGGCCGCCACGCCGTCTCCGTGAAGCGGCTCCAGCCCGGCGAGGACGTCATCCTCACCGACGGGGCCGGGCGCTGGGCCGACTGCGTGGTGCTCGGCACCGAGGGCAAGGACCGGCTGATCGTCCAGCTGGACTCGGTGGCGGAGGAACCCCGGGCCCAGCCCCGCATCACCGTCGTCCAGGCCCTCCCCAAGGGCGACCGCGGTGAACTCGCCGTCGAGACCCTGACCGAGGTCGGCGTCGACGCCGTCGTGCCCTGGCAGGCCGCCCGCTGCATCACCCAGTGGAAGGGCGACCGGGGCCTGAAGGCGCTCGCCAAGTGGCGGGCCACCGCCCGCGAGGCCGGCAAGCAGTCCCGCCGGGTCCGCTTCCCGGAGGTCGCGGACGCGGCGACGACCAAACAGGTTGCCGCACTTCTCGCCAAAGCCGACTTCGCCGCGGTGCTCCACTCCGACTTCGACCGCGGCAGCGAGCCGCTGGCCACCGCCGAACTCCCCGACGAGGGTGAGATCGTGCTGGTCGTCGGTCCCGAAGGAGGCGTCGCCAAGGACGAGTTGGCGCTCTTCGAGGAGGCCGGTGCGCGCGCCTACGTCCTCGGGCCCACCGTGCTGCGTACCTCGACCGCCGGAACCGCGGCGACCGCTCTGCTCCTCGGCCGCACCGGCCGCTGGTCCTGA
- a CDS encoding VOC family protein, translating to MELAQVRLLVTDFAACYRFYAEVLGLKPQSGATGGPYEKFSPATGSAGIALQDRSMMAAVLGELGDSATGHRSLVVLRVDDLDTYCEQIASRGATLLHGPSPMTDRMRVAHLKDPEGNLVELQQWLLLRT from the coding sequence GTGGAACTCGCCCAAGTACGTCTGCTCGTCACCGACTTCGCCGCCTGCTACCGCTTCTACGCCGAGGTCCTCGGCCTCAAGCCCCAGTCGGGGGCGACGGGCGGGCCGTACGAGAAGTTCAGCCCCGCCACCGGCTCGGCGGGCATCGCCCTGCAGGACCGGTCGATGATGGCGGCGGTCCTCGGTGAACTGGGCGACTCGGCCACCGGCCACCGCTCCCTGGTCGTGCTCCGCGTCGACGACCTGGACACCTACTGCGAGCAGATCGCGTCCCGTGGTGCCACCCTGCTGCACGGCCCGTCCCCGATGACGGACCGGATGCGCGTCGCCCACCTCAAGGACCCGGAGGGCAACCTGGTGGAGCTGCAGCAGTGGCTGCTGCTGCGCACCTGA